A single region of the Kineosporiaceae bacterium SCSIO 59966 genome encodes:
- a CDS encoding IS110 family transposase: MGNGTGLTRGDRRRNERRARLRAAVPASAAVVGVDLGEDTQMVVVTDRDCRVLARRVFKGKAWELGPVLDWAVQQAARAGFTAVTLACEPTGSRWMAVQDAAFERDLLVVCVQPLAAARAREEEDYTRDKSDYKDAVLIARLAGELRCYVPERVEEQWAVLRHLGRRRGELITRSTRAVLQLRDLLAVGWPTVLTAASKPFESMTWQASVAVVLDRCNGDPARLRRMGLARFTDAVRRELPRWGGRKIRRRIVEGVFAALNDTTGAVARQRAGALKRAAWAVDDLRAARAQQQTVEQEMLTAVDALGLSDPLASIPGLSLPAAAQILAEAGDPTRFDSARSLVKHAGLNPVENTSATFRGRTRTSKRGRPGLRLAAWRATWTVIRHNPVLAARHAHLTSRQHNRLTRAQAHVACATTLLRWIYAVTTTGQRWDPRIAAGPTTEAPMAA, encoded by the coding sequence ATGGGTAATGGTACGGGTTTGACTCGGGGTGATCGGCGGCGTAACGAGCGGCGGGCCCGGCTGCGTGCGGCGGTGCCGGCGTCGGCTGCGGTGGTGGGGGTTGATCTGGGGGAGGACACCCAGATGGTGGTGGTCACTGACCGGGACTGCCGGGTGCTGGCCCGGCGGGTGTTCAAGGGCAAGGCGTGGGAGCTGGGGCCGGTCCTGGACTGGGCGGTGCAGCAGGCTGCGCGGGCCGGGTTCACGGCGGTGACGTTGGCGTGTGAGCCGACCGGGTCACGGTGGATGGCGGTGCAGGACGCCGCCTTCGAGCGGGACCTGCTGGTGGTGTGTGTGCAGCCGCTGGCCGCGGCCCGGGCCCGGGAGGAGGAGGACTACACCCGGGACAAGTCCGACTACAAGGATGCGGTGCTGATCGCCCGGTTGGCCGGTGAGCTGCGCTGCTACGTCCCCGAACGTGTGGAGGAGCAGTGGGCGGTGCTGCGGCACCTCGGTCGCCGTCGTGGTGAGCTGATCACCCGGTCGACCCGGGCGGTGCTGCAGCTGCGTGACCTGCTCGCGGTGGGCTGGCCCACGGTCCTGACGGCGGCGAGCAAGCCGTTCGAGTCGATGACCTGGCAGGCGTCGGTGGCGGTGGTGCTGGACCGCTGCAACGGTGACCCGGCCCGGCTGCGGCGGATGGGCCTGGCCCGGTTCACCGACGCGGTGCGCCGTGAGCTGCCTCGTTGGGGTGGGCGCAAGATCCGCCGCCGGATCGTCGAGGGCGTGTTCGCCGCCCTCAACGACACCACCGGCGCGGTGGCCCGCCAGCGCGCCGGGGCGCTCAAACGCGCCGCCTGGGCGGTGGATGACCTGCGCGCCGCCCGCGCCCAGCAGCAGACCGTCGAGCAGGAGATGCTCACCGCCGTGGACGCCCTGGGCCTGAGTGACCCGCTGGCCTCGATCCCCGGGCTGTCCCTGCCGGCTGCCGCGCAGATCCTCGCCGAGGCCGGTGACCCGACCCGCTTCGACAGCGCACGGTCCCTGGTCAAGCACGCCGGGCTGAACCCGGTGGAGAACACCTCGGCCACCTTCCGCGGCCGCACCCGCACCTCCAAACGCGGCCGCCCCGGGCTGCGGCTGGCCGCCTGGCGTGCCACCTGGACGGTGATCCGGCACAACCCGGTCCTGGCCGCCCGCCACGCCCACCTGACCAGCCGCCAGCACAACCGGCTCACCCGCGCACAGGCCCACGTGGCCTGCGCCACGACCCTGCTGCGCTGGATCTACGCCGTCACCACCACCGGGCAGCGCTGGGACCCCCGGATCGCCGCCGGCCCCACCACCGAGGCCCCCATGGCCGCCTGA
- a CDS encoding 4-(cytidine 5'-diphospho)-2-C-methyl-D-erythritol kinase, whose product MSRSSPQVAARAPAKVNLALAVGAVRPDGYHDLATVFHAVSLYEDVLAEPADGLEVVVRGEYADGVPTGPDNLALRAAALLAERTGVDPAVRLTVTKKVPVAAGLAGGSADAAATLVACDALWQTGLSRDALGELGGELGADVPFCLVGGTALGTDRGDRLTPALARGEYHWVLALSPARLSTAEVYAECDRLRAGRALPEPRVPAAMMQALRSGDAQALGASLSNDLQPAAVNLLPDLERVLEVGSDYGALGGVVSGSGPTVAFLVRDAEHALDLSVALTASGAVRSVGRVRGPVPGARVVEPVVLH is encoded by the coding sequence ATGTCGAGGTCGTCGCCGCAGGTCGCCGCCCGGGCACCCGCCAAGGTGAACCTCGCGCTCGCGGTCGGGGCCGTCCGCCCGGACGGGTACCACGACCTCGCCACCGTGTTCCACGCCGTGTCCCTGTACGAGGACGTCCTCGCCGAGCCGGCCGACGGGCTCGAGGTCGTCGTCCGCGGCGAGTACGCCGACGGCGTCCCGACCGGGCCCGACAACCTCGCGCTACGGGCCGCGGCCCTGCTCGCCGAGCGCACCGGGGTGGACCCCGCCGTCCGGCTCACCGTCACCAAGAAGGTGCCGGTGGCGGCCGGGCTCGCCGGTGGCTCCGCCGACGCCGCGGCCACTCTCGTCGCCTGCGACGCGCTGTGGCAGACAGGTCTGTCCCGGGACGCGCTGGGCGAGCTGGGCGGCGAGCTCGGCGCCGACGTGCCGTTCTGCCTCGTCGGCGGGACGGCACTGGGCACCGACCGCGGGGACCGGTTGACCCCCGCGCTGGCCCGAGGCGAGTACCACTGGGTCCTGGCGCTGTCCCCGGCGCGGCTGTCCACCGCCGAGGTGTACGCCGAGTGCGACCGGCTGCGCGCCGGCCGGGCGCTGCCGGAGCCGCGCGTCCCGGCCGCGATGATGCAGGCTCTGCGCTCCGGCGACGCCCAGGCCCTGGGCGCCTCCCTCAGCAACGACCTGCAGCCGGCCGCCGTCAACCTGCTGCCGGACCTGGAGCGGGTTCTCGAGGTGGGCAGCGACTACGGCGCGCTGGGCGGTGTCGTGTCCGGGTCGGGACCGACCGTCGCGTTCCTCGTCCGCGACGCCGAGCACGCCCTGGACCTGTCGGTCGCGCTCACTGCGTCCGGGGCCGTCCGCAGCGTGGGCCGGGTGCGTGGGCCGGTGCCCGGCGCCCGGGTGGTCGAACCCGTCGTCCTGCACTGA
- a CDS encoding ABC-F family ATP-binding cassette domain-containing protein, with translation MAHLLNVEDVTVHAGARALLDGVSVGLDDGDRVGVVGRNGDGKSTLLRLLARDLVPDAGRVTHTGGLRVGRLTQQDAVDGDLSVRQAVVGSGPEHVWASDPRVRDVLDGLLGDVEADVPGGVEAPVRLLSGGQRRRVALAHLLAGDHDVLLLDEPTNHLDVDGVAWLAAHLRERWPAGRGALVVVTHDRWFLDAVVERTWEVHDGTVDLYDGGYAAYVLARAERARTAAAAAQRRANLLRKELAWLRRGAPARTSKPRFRLDAAAALVADEPPPRDPLVLQRTASARLGKDVVDLEGVTYSVGGRVLLDDVTWRLGPGDRVGVVGANGSGKTTLLRLVTGELTPDAGRVRRGRTVRMALLSQDLHELDEVAGLRVLEAVERERRVVEVDGREVTAAQLVERLGFTRERAWTPVGELSGGERRRLQLARLLMDSPNVLLLDEPTNDLDTDTLAAVEDVLDGFAGTLVVVSHDRYLLERVADRELAMLGDGTLRDLPGGVEEYLALRRGRLRAGTATSALAGGGGAAASGRGDTGGTGTAAAPSAAEVRAARKEMARIERQLSRLAEREARLHAELAASATDHEAVTALDARLRELAAERDRLEEEWLAAADVAG, from the coding sequence GTGGCACACCTGCTCAACGTCGAGGACGTCACCGTCCACGCCGGGGCACGCGCCCTGCTCGACGGCGTCTCGGTCGGGCTCGACGACGGGGACCGGGTCGGGGTCGTCGGCCGCAACGGGGACGGCAAGTCCACCCTGCTGCGGCTGCTCGCCCGTGACCTTGTCCCGGACGCCGGTCGGGTCACCCACACCGGGGGCCTGCGCGTCGGCCGGCTCACCCAGCAGGACGCCGTCGACGGTGACCTCAGCGTCCGCCAGGCCGTGGTCGGGTCCGGGCCCGAGCACGTGTGGGCGTCCGACCCGCGGGTCCGGGACGTGCTCGACGGGCTGCTGGGGGACGTCGAGGCCGACGTCCCGGGCGGGGTCGAGGCACCGGTGCGGCTGCTGTCCGGGGGCCAGCGGCGACGGGTCGCCCTGGCCCACCTGCTCGCCGGCGACCACGACGTCCTGCTGCTCGACGAGCCGACCAACCACCTGGACGTCGACGGGGTCGCCTGGCTGGCCGCGCACCTGCGTGAACGGTGGCCGGCCGGCCGTGGAGCCCTCGTCGTCGTCACCCACGACCGCTGGTTCCTCGACGCGGTCGTCGAGCGCACCTGGGAGGTGCACGACGGCACCGTCGACCTCTACGACGGCGGGTACGCCGCCTACGTGCTGGCCCGCGCGGAGCGGGCCCGGACCGCGGCGGCCGCGGCCCAGCGGCGGGCGAACCTCTTGCGCAAGGAGCTCGCCTGGCTGCGCCGAGGCGCCCCGGCCCGGACGTCCAAGCCCCGCTTCCGCCTCGACGCGGCCGCCGCGCTCGTCGCCGACGAGCCGCCGCCGCGGGACCCGCTGGTCCTGCAGCGCACGGCGAGCGCCCGGCTCGGCAAGGACGTCGTCGACCTCGAGGGGGTCACCTACTCGGTCGGCGGCCGGGTGCTGCTGGACGACGTGACGTGGCGGCTCGGGCCAGGCGACCGGGTCGGGGTCGTGGGCGCCAACGGGTCGGGCAAGACGACCCTGCTGCGGCTGGTCACCGGCGAGCTGACCCCGGACGCCGGTCGGGTCCGCCGGGGACGGACGGTGCGGATGGCGCTCCTCAGCCAGGACCTGCACGAGCTCGACGAGGTCGCCGGCCTGCGGGTCCTCGAGGCGGTGGAGCGGGAGCGCCGGGTGGTCGAGGTGGACGGCCGGGAGGTGACGGCTGCGCAGCTGGTCGAGCGGCTGGGCTTCACCCGGGAGCGGGCCTGGACACCGGTCGGGGAGCTCTCCGGCGGTGAGCGCCGGCGGCTCCAGCTGGCACGGCTGCTCATGGACTCGCCGAACGTGCTGCTGCTCGACGAGCCGACGAACGACCTCGACACCGACACGCTGGCCGCGGTCGAGGACGTCCTCGACGGGTTCGCTGGGACCCTGGTCGTCGTCAGCCACGACCGCTACCTGCTCGAGCGGGTCGCCGACCGGGAGCTGGCGATGCTCGGTGACGGCACCCTGCGTGACCTGCCCGGAGGGGTCGAGGAGTACCTCGCCCTGCGCCGTGGCCGCCTGCGCGCGGGGACGGCGACGTCCGCCCTGGCCGGCGGCGGCGGGGCTGCGGCGTCCGGCCGCGGGGACACTGGTGGGACTGGTACCGCCGCCGCACCGTCGGCGGCCGAGGTCCGGGCTGCGCGCAAGGAGATGGCCCGGATCGAGCGGCAGCTGTCCCGCCTCGCCGAGCGGGAGGCCCGGCTGCACGCCGAGCTCGCGGCGTCCGCGACCGACCACGAGGCCGTCACGGCCCTCGACGCCCGGCTGCGGGAGCTTGCCGCCGAGCGCGACCGGCTCGAGGAGGAGTGGCTGGCCGCGGCCGACGTCGCGGGGTGA
- a CDS encoding TetR/AcrR family transcriptional regulator: protein MTGKQRREQLLDIGRRLFAEKGYEGTSVEEIAARAQVSKPVVYEHFGGKEGLYAVVVDREIETLLEGITGALVSEGHPRELLERAALALLDYIEGSTDGFRILVRDSPVAQSTGTFASLISDVASQVEHILVAEYRRRGLDARTAPMYAQMLVGMVALTGQWWLDNRKPKKADVAAHLVNLAWNGLSGLEPKPALSSRS from the coding sequence ATGACCGGCAAGCAGCGCCGCGAGCAGCTGCTGGACATCGGCCGCAGGCTGTTCGCCGAGAAGGGCTACGAGGGGACCAGCGTCGAGGAGATCGCGGCCCGGGCACAGGTGTCCAAGCCGGTCGTGTACGAGCACTTCGGCGGCAAGGAGGGCCTGTACGCGGTGGTCGTGGACCGGGAGATCGAGACCCTGCTCGAGGGGATCACCGGGGCGCTGGTCAGCGAGGGGCACCCGCGCGAGCTGCTCGAGCGGGCAGCGCTGGCACTGCTCGACTACATCGAGGGCTCCACGGACGGCTTCCGCATCCTCGTCCGGGACTCTCCGGTGGCCCAGTCCACCGGAACCTTCGCCAGCCTCATCAGTGACGTCGCGAGCCAGGTCGAGCACATCCTCGTCGCCGAGTACAGACGGCGCGGCCTCGACGCCCGGACGGCGCCGATGTACGCCCAGATGCTCGTCGGCATGGTCGCCCTCACCGGGCAGTGGTGGCTCGACAACCGCAAGCCGAAGAAGGCGGACGTCGCCGCGCACCTGGTGAACCTAGCGTGGAACGGCCTGTCCGGGCTGGAGCCCAAGCCGGCGCTGTCGAGCCGCTCCTGA
- a CDS encoding ribose-phosphate diphosphokinase: MTGITTTGEKRLVLIGGRAHPELTEEVAAALGVEVVPTTAYDFANGEIYVRFQESVRGSDAFVIQSHCAPINQWIMEQLLMVDALKRASAKRITVVAPFYGYARQDKKHRGREPISARLIADMFRTAGADRLMSVDLHAAQIQGYFDGPVDHLWALPLLADYVGSRVDRNRLTIVSPDAGRVRVADLWSDRLGAPLAIIHKRRDPNVANQVKVHELVGDVEGRTCVLVDDMIDTAGTIVQAAEALKDNGAADIVVAATHAVLSGPAVDRLKNSAVSEVIVTNTLPVAEERRFPQLTTLSIAPLIARAIREVFDDGSVTSLFEGNA; encoded by the coding sequence ATGACGGGTATCACGACGACGGGGGAGAAGCGCCTCGTGCTCATCGGGGGCCGGGCGCACCCGGAGCTCACCGAGGAGGTCGCCGCCGCGCTCGGCGTCGAGGTCGTGCCGACGACGGCCTACGACTTCGCCAACGGTGAGATCTACGTCCGCTTCCAGGAGAGCGTTCGCGGCTCCGACGCGTTCGTCATCCAGAGCCACTGCGCCCCGATCAACCAGTGGATCATGGAGCAGCTGCTCATGGTCGACGCGCTGAAGCGCGCGTCCGCCAAGCGGATCACCGTCGTCGCCCCGTTCTACGGCTACGCCCGGCAGGACAAGAAGCACCGCGGCCGGGAGCCGATCTCGGCCCGGTTGATCGCCGACATGTTCCGCACCGCGGGCGCCGACCGGCTGATGAGCGTCGACCTGCACGCCGCCCAGATCCAGGGCTACTTCGACGGGCCGGTCGACCACCTGTGGGCGCTGCCGCTGCTTGCCGACTACGTCGGCAGCCGGGTGGACCGCAACAGGCTCACCATCGTCTCCCCGGACGCCGGCCGGGTCCGGGTGGCGGACCTGTGGTCGGACCGGCTCGGGGCACCGCTGGCGATCATCCACAAGCGGCGGGACCCGAACGTGGCCAACCAGGTCAAGGTGCACGAGCTGGTCGGGGACGTGGAGGGCCGCACCTGCGTGCTCGTCGACGACATGATCGACACGGCCGGGACCATCGTGCAGGCGGCGGAGGCGCTCAAGGACAACGGCGCGGCGGACATCGTCGTCGCAGCGACCCACGCGGTGCTGTCCGGCCCGGCGGTCGACCGGCTCAAGAACAGCGCCGTCAGCGAGGTCATCGTGACGAACACGCTGCCGGTCGCCGAGGAACGGCGCTTCCCGCAGCTCACCACGCTGTCGATCGCGCCGCTGATCGCCCGCGCCATCCGCGAGGTGTTCGACGACGGCTCGGTCACCAGCCTGTTCGAGGGCAACGCCTGA
- a CDS encoding GGDEF domain-containing protein produces MPTRLVRRSRAYLIGIAVGVPTIIGIWLTQRADDHVVGVTYPVLAVYLLGAGWVLRYRPDLTRAVERTTFAAVSLLWLLRLGFELHGGDPVAGWQQVTPWTFITLPLLALLGYVVHDTAAALRRTVMLPLVSSVLSLSALVPAATATGDWSAVIELVRYEVYLMVTMVFVHALALHKDEAARIQLEAERLRLLAHHDSLTGLPNRRYLEEVLERNVASADRAGRPMSVLLFDLDRFKEVNDTHGHAAGDGVLRDVARSVAAHTRPLDAVGRWGGEEFLVVLPDTDREAAVAVAERMRAAVAEGTVSSGVPVTASFGVAQYRSGTAAADLVAEADELLYAAKSSGRDTVRSTRLPAARAPVTGVSLAGTELGVTPADGGSGVERRDEPAQQP; encoded by the coding sequence ATGCCGACGCGCCTGGTCCGGCGCAGTCGGGCCTACCTCATCGGGATCGCCGTCGGGGTGCCGACCATCATCGGCATCTGGCTCACCCAGCGAGCCGACGACCACGTGGTAGGGGTCACGTACCCGGTTCTCGCGGTCTACCTGCTCGGAGCCGGGTGGGTGCTGCGCTACCGCCCGGACCTGACCCGGGCGGTGGAGCGGACCACCTTCGCCGCGGTCTCCCTGCTGTGGCTGCTGCGGCTCGGCTTCGAGCTGCACGGGGGGGACCCGGTGGCCGGCTGGCAGCAGGTCACGCCGTGGACGTTCATCACCCTGCCGCTGCTCGCCCTGCTGGGCTACGTCGTCCACGACACCGCCGCGGCGCTGCGCCGAACGGTGATGCTGCCGCTGGTGTCCTCCGTGCTGTCCCTGTCGGCGCTCGTGCCGGCCGCGACGGCGACCGGCGACTGGTCGGCGGTGATCGAGCTGGTGCGCTACGAGGTGTACCTCATGGTGACGATGGTCTTCGTCCACGCCCTGGCACTGCACAAGGACGAGGCCGCCCGGATCCAGCTCGAGGCCGAGCGGCTGCGCCTGCTCGCCCACCACGACTCGCTGACCGGCCTGCCGAACCGGCGCTACCTCGAGGAGGTCCTCGAGCGCAACGTGGCCTCGGCCGACCGGGCCGGTCGTCCGATGTCGGTCCTCCTGTTCGACCTGGACCGGTTCAAGGAGGTCAACGACACCCACGGGCACGCCGCCGGCGACGGGGTCCTGCGCGACGTCGCCCGGTCCGTCGCCGCTCACACCCGGCCCCTGGACGCCGTCGGGCGCTGGGGCGGGGAGGAGTTCCTCGTCGTCCTGCCGGACACCGACCGCGAGGCCGCGGTCGCCGTGGCCGAGCGGATGCGCGCCGCGGTGGCCGAGGGGACGGTGTCGTCGGGGGTCCCCGTCACCGCAAGCTTCGGCGTCGCCCAGTACCGGTCGGGGACTGCGGCGGCCGACCTCGTTGCCGAGGCCGACGAGCTGCTCTACGCGGCGAAGTCGTCCGGTCGGGACACCGTTCGCAGCACGCGGCTTCCGGCGGCCCGCGCCCCGGTCACCGGGGTGTCGCTGGCCGGGACCGAACTCGGGGTGACCCCCGCAGACGGCGGTTCAGGAGTCGAACGGCGCGACGAGCCGGCGCAGCAGCCCTGA
- the glmU gene encoding bifunctional UDP-N-acetylglucosamine diphosphorylase/glucosamine-1-phosphate N-acetyltransferase GlmU, translating into MSASRPAAVVVLAAGEGTRMKSSTPKVLHRIAGRTLLGHAVAAARGLDPEHLVVVVRHERDQVAAHVMEIDPGALVADQDDVPGTGRAVRCGLDVLPWDLSGTVVVTYGDVPLLETSTLAALVAAHEDAGNAVTVVTAEVEDPTGYGRVVRDADGAVAAIVEHKDATSDQLAVREINSGIYAFDAAVLADALRRVRRDNAQGEVYLTDVLGIARGDGRRVAAHRVDDAWQTEGVNDRVQLARLGAELNRRLLERHMRAGVTVVDPATTWVDVDVELAPDVVLLPGTQLHAGTVVQTGASVGPDTTLSGVRVGAGASVVRSHGSDAEIGPGAAVGPFSYLRPGTRLGADGKIGAFVETKNAVIGTGSKVPHLSYVGDAEIGEGSNIGCATVFVNYDGVAKHRTVVGDHVRIGSDTMLVAPVTIGDGAYTAAGSVITEDVPAGAMAVARGRQRTIEGWVERRRAGTPAAEAARRARGTEPTSSTDDEGAAG; encoded by the coding sequence GTGAGCGCGTCCCGCCCGGCCGCCGTCGTCGTCCTCGCCGCCGGTGAGGGCACCCGGATGAAGTCGTCGACGCCGAAGGTCCTGCACCGGATCGCCGGTCGGACCCTGCTCGGCCACGCGGTGGCTGCCGCCCGCGGGCTCGATCCCGAGCACCTCGTCGTCGTCGTCCGCCACGAGCGGGACCAGGTGGCCGCCCACGTCATGGAGATCGACCCGGGCGCGCTCGTCGCCGACCAGGACGACGTCCCTGGGACCGGCCGCGCCGTCCGCTGCGGTCTCGACGTCCTGCCCTGGGACCTCAGCGGCACCGTCGTCGTCACCTACGGGGACGTCCCGCTGCTGGAGACCAGCACCCTCGCGGCCCTGGTGGCCGCGCACGAGGACGCCGGCAACGCGGTGACCGTGGTGACTGCCGAGGTGGAGGACCCGACTGGTTACGGCCGGGTGGTGCGCGACGCGGACGGCGCGGTCGCCGCGATCGTCGAGCACAAGGACGCGACCTCCGACCAGCTCGCCGTGCGCGAGATCAACTCGGGCATCTACGCCTTCGACGCCGCCGTGCTGGCCGACGCCCTGCGCCGCGTCCGGCGGGACAACGCCCAGGGCGAGGTGTACCTCACCGACGTCCTGGGCATCGCCCGCGGTGACGGACGGCGGGTCGCCGCCCACCGGGTCGACGACGCGTGGCAGACCGAGGGGGTCAACGACCGGGTCCAGCTGGCCCGGCTGGGTGCCGAGCTGAACCGGCGGCTGCTCGAGCGGCACATGCGGGCCGGGGTCACCGTCGTCGACCCGGCGACGACGTGGGTGGACGTCGACGTCGAGCTGGCCCCGGACGTCGTCCTGCTGCCCGGCACCCAGCTGCACGCCGGGACGGTGGTGCAGACCGGGGCGAGCGTCGGGCCGGACACCACGCTGAGCGGCGTCCGGGTCGGTGCCGGGGCGAGCGTCGTGCGCAGCCACGGCAGCGACGCCGAGATCGGGCCGGGCGCCGCCGTCGGCCCGTTCTCCTACCTGCGGCCCGGCACCCGACTGGGTGCCGACGGCAAGATCGGTGCCTTCGTCGAGACGAAGAACGCCGTCATCGGCACCGGCTCCAAGGTCCCGCACCTCAGCTACGTGGGGGACGCGGAGATCGGCGAGGGGTCGAACATCGGCTGCGCCACCGTGTTCGTCAACTACGACGGAGTCGCCAAGCACCGCACCGTCGTCGGTGACCACGTCCGGATCGGCAGCGACACGATGCTCGTCGCGCCGGTCACCATCGGGGACGGGGCGTACACCGCCGCCGGCTCCGTCATCACCGAGGACGTCCCCGCCGGGGCGATGGCGGTGGCCCGCGGCCGGCAGCGCACGATCGAGGGCTGGGTGGAGCGCCGCCGCGCCGGCACCCCGGCCGCCGAGGCGGCCCGCCGGGCCCGCGGCACGGAGCCGACCAGCAGCACCGACGACGAGGGAGCGGCCGGATGA
- a CDS encoding MarR family transcriptional regulator: MPARRGPGASVCPRHARTTWAGASIWPRHARTTWAGASIWPRHARTTWAGASVWPRHARRTWAGASVCPRHARTTWAGASVWPRHARRTWAGDQGVLTSRGYAGRVPQDEVDRIVAAWRRERPDLDVTPLGVLSRVTRLARHLDRARRAAFAQHDLETWDFDVLSALRRTGPPYQLSPGQLVTQTLVTSGTMTHRIDRLAARGLVERHRAAGDRRGVLVQLTDAGLDRVDAALADLLAREHELLGDLSAAEQETLSGLLRRLVAPFDS, encoded by the coding sequence ATGCCCGCACGACGTGGGCCGGGGGCCTCCGTCTGCCCACGTCATGCCCGCACAACGTGGGCTGGGGCCTCCATCTGGCCACGTCATGCCCGCACAACGTGGGCTGGGGCCTCCATCTGGCCACGTCATGCCCGCACGACGTGGGCTGGGGCCTCCGTCTGGCCACGTCATGCCCGCAGGACGTGGGCTGGGGCCTCCGTCTGCCCGCGTCATGCCCGCACGACGTGGGCTGGGGCCTCCGTCTGGCCACGTCATGCCCGCAGGACGTGGGCTGGGGATCAGGGTGTCTTGACGTCGAGAGGCTACGCTGGCCGGGTGCCGCAGGACGAGGTCGACCGCATCGTCGCGGCCTGGCGGCGCGAGCGCCCCGACCTCGACGTCACCCCCCTCGGCGTCCTGTCCCGGGTCACCCGCCTCGCCCGCCACCTCGACCGGGCCCGCCGGGCCGCGTTCGCCCAGCACGACCTGGAGACCTGGGACTTCGACGTCCTGTCGGCGCTGCGACGCACCGGCCCCCCCTACCAGCTCTCCCCCGGACAGCTCGTGACCCAGACCCTCGTGACGAGCGGCACGATGACGCACCGGATCGACCGGCTCGCCGCCCGGGGCCTCGTCGAGCGCCACCGCGCAGCAGGTGACCGCCGCGGCGTCCTCGTCCAGCTGACGGACGCCGGGCTGGACCGGGTGGACGCCGCCCTCGCGGACCTGCTGGCGCGCGAGCACGAGCTGCTCGGCGACCTGTCCGCAGCAGAGCAGGAGACCCTGTCAGGGCTGCTGCGCCGGCTCGTCGCGCCGTTCGACTCCTGA
- a CDS encoding acyl-ACP desaturase produces the protein MTAPPLHDPDADATLQSRMLLELEPVVAENLERHLQVARDWNPHDYVPWSEGRDFAFLGGEDWVPQDSRLDPVARTAMIVNLLTEDNLPSYHREISERFTRDAAWGEWVGRWTAEEGRHGVALRDYLVVTRGVDPVQLEQLRMQHMSAGYDSGERSMLRTLAYVSFQELATRVSHRNTGRATGCPVAEQLLARIAVDENLHMVFYRNLMAAAFDREPDATMEAVRDEVAAFEMPGAGMPNFRRNAMTIALAGIYDLRLHHDEVVQPVLRFWKVFDRDDLGPRGEAAREDLARLVADLDARAATFVARREEAAARRAGRTGTA, from the coding sequence ATGACTGCCCCTCCGCTGCACGACCCCGATGCCGACGCCACCCTGCAGTCGCGAATGCTGCTGGAGCTCGAGCCCGTCGTCGCCGAGAACCTCGAGCGCCACCTGCAGGTGGCCCGCGACTGGAACCCGCACGACTACGTGCCCTGGAGCGAGGGCCGCGACTTCGCGTTCCTCGGCGGCGAGGACTGGGTGCCGCAGGACTCACGGCTCGACCCGGTCGCCCGCACGGCGATGATCGTGAACCTGCTCACCGAGGACAACCTGCCCTCCTACCACCGGGAGATCTCCGAGCGGTTCACCCGGGACGCCGCGTGGGGAGAGTGGGTGGGCCGCTGGACGGCCGAGGAGGGCCGGCACGGGGTGGCCCTGCGGGACTACCTCGTGGTCACCCGCGGCGTCGACCCGGTGCAGCTCGAGCAGCTGCGGATGCAGCACATGAGCGCCGGCTACGACTCCGGCGAGCGCTCGATGCTGCGGACCCTCGCCTACGTCTCGTTCCAGGAGCTGGCGACCCGGGTGAGCCACCGCAACACCGGTCGGGCCACGGGCTGCCCGGTGGCCGAGCAGCTGCTGGCCCGGATCGCCGTCGACGAGAACCTCCACATGGTCTTCTACCGGAACCTCATGGCGGCGGCGTTCGACCGCGAGCCGGACGCCACGATGGAGGCGGTGCGGGACGAGGTCGCCGCGTTCGAGATGCCCGGTGCCGGGATGCCGAACTTCCGCCGCAACGCGATGACGATCGCGCTCGCCGGGATCTACGACCTGCGGCTGCACCACGACGAGGTGGTCCAACCGGTGCTGCGGTTCTGGAAGGTGTTCGACCGTGACGACCTCGGCCCGCGAGGGGAGGCGGCACGGGAGGACCTCGCTCGCCTCGTCGCCGACCTCGACGCCAGGGCCGCGACCTTCGTCGCCCGCCGGGAGGAGGCCGCGGCCCGACGGGCCGGGCGCACCGGCACGGCATGA